A genome region from Oncorhynchus masou masou isolate Uvic2021 chromosome 14, UVic_Omas_1.1, whole genome shotgun sequence includes the following:
- the LOC135553997 gene encoding alpha-2,8-sialyltransferase 8E-like isoform X1 yields MRGLFSFMLTLSILGTVLTALVWYFFSKHNVQPGRPPHKSHIMNSGPVSSRTCKGCRDTVTDKVVELYSHSWRKQEDKFRNFRSLLSNRCHGLTKAMVTQANTPLGSKVVYDGEKRKPLQVTPELFSTFAKENPFVNTTWDTCSVVGNGGILANSSCGEKIDSAQFVIRCNLPPLENRYERDVGNKTDLVTANPSILMEKYGGLQERRRPFVESLRSYGDSLMLLPAFSYGHNTPVSLRALYTIQDFDSPSRPVFLNPEYLQSLARFWQGQGLRTVRLSTGLIVASLALELCANVHLYGFWPFNEHPHRHQPLTNHYYDDRQSKKKVHAMPAEFDHLLRLHTQGVLRIHLGECAPTASPGCSSKMTWAPASVSGLSLPVGSLGSAMPTLVQRNTTSQSQKPWAGPDTNVSGPSGLGQGASEDPTQCSEQRTKHRTGNRRRPGK; encoded by the exons ATGAGGGGACTGTTCTCCTTTATGCTCACCCTGTCCATCCTGGGGACTGTCCTGACTGCACTCGTCTGGTACTTCTTCAGCAAACA CAATGTTCAACCTGGCAGACCCCCCCACAAAAGTCATATTATGAACTCTGGGCCAGTCTCCTCCAGAACATGCAAGGGCTGCAG ggaTACAGTCACTGACAAAGTGGTGGAACTCTACTCTCACAGCTGGAGGAAGCAGGAGGACAAGTTCAGAAATTTCAG GTCTCTTCTGAGTAACAGATGTCATGGACTCACCAAGGCTATGGTAACACAGGCTAACACTCCTCTGGGGTCAAAGGTTGTGTAcgatggagagaagaggaagcCTCTTCAGGTGACCCCTGAACTGTTCAGCACCTTTGCTAAG GAGAATCCTTTTGTGAATACGACATGGGATACGTGTTCTGTGGTTGGGAATGGGGGAATCCTAGCTAATAGCAGCTGTGGAGAGAAAATCGACTCCGCCCAGTTTGTTATCAG gtgTAACCTCCCTCCTCTGGAGAATCGCTATGAGCGAGACGTGGGCAACAAGACAGACTTGGTGACAGCTAATCCCAGCATCCTCATGGAGAA ATATGGGGGCCTGCAGGAGCGTCGTCGGCCCTTCGTGGAGAGCCTGCGTAGCTATGGCGACTCCCTGATGCTCCTGCCAGCCTTCTCGTACGGCCACAACACACCCGTGTCTCTGCGGGCCCTCTACACCATCCAGGACTTTGACAGCCCCTCGCGGCCCGTCTTCCTCAACCCAGAGTACCTACAGAGTCTGGCGCGCTTCTGGCAGGGCCAGGGCCTGCGAACGGTACGCCTCAGCACAGGACTCATCGTGGCTAGCCTGGCGTTGGAGCTGTGTGCCAACGTGCATCTCTACGGGTTCTGGCCCTTTAATGAACACCCCCACCGACACCAGCCCCTCACCAACCACTACTACGACGACAGGCAGAGTAAGAAGAAGGTGCACGCCATGCCCGCTGAGTTTGACCACCTGCTAAGACTCCACACCCAGGGCGTGCTCAGGATACACCTGGGAGAGTGTGCACCCACCGCCAG TCCTGGATGTAGCTCAAAGATGACCTGGGCCCCAGCCTCAGTCTCAGGCCTCAGTCTCCCGGTTGGCTCTCTGGGTAGTGCCATGCCCACACTGGTACAACGCAACACAACCTCCCAGAGCCAGAAGCCTTGGGCTGGGCCCGACACCAACGTCTCTGGACCATCAGGACTTGGGCAGGGTGCTTCTGAAGACCCCACACAGTGTTCAGAGCAAAGGACAAAACACAGGACGGGGAACAGAAGGAGACCAGGGAAGTGA
- the LOC135553997 gene encoding alpha-2,8-sialyltransferase 8E-like isoform X2 — translation MRGLFSFMLTLSILGTVLTALVWYFFSKHNVQPGRPPHKSHIMNSGPVSSRTCKGCRSLLSNRCHGLTKAMVTQANTPLGSKVVYDGEKRKPLQVTPELFSTFAKENPFVNTTWDTCSVVGNGGILANSSCGEKIDSAQFVIRCNLPPLENRYERDVGNKTDLVTANPSILMEKYGGLQERRRPFVESLRSYGDSLMLLPAFSYGHNTPVSLRALYTIQDFDSPSRPVFLNPEYLQSLARFWQGQGLRTVRLSTGLIVASLALELCANVHLYGFWPFNEHPHRHQPLTNHYYDDRQSKKKVHAMPAEFDHLLRLHTQGVLRIHLGECAPTASPGCSSKMTWAPASVSGLSLPVGSLGSAMPTLVQRNTTSQSQKPWAGPDTNVSGPSGLGQGASEDPTQCSEQRTKHRTGNRRRPGK, via the exons ATGAGGGGACTGTTCTCCTTTATGCTCACCCTGTCCATCCTGGGGACTGTCCTGACTGCACTCGTCTGGTACTTCTTCAGCAAACA CAATGTTCAACCTGGCAGACCCCCCCACAAAAGTCATATTATGAACTCTGGGCCAGTCTCCTCCAGAACATGCAAGGGCTGCAG GTCTCTTCTGAGTAACAGATGTCATGGACTCACCAAGGCTATGGTAACACAGGCTAACACTCCTCTGGGGTCAAAGGTTGTGTAcgatggagagaagaggaagcCTCTTCAGGTGACCCCTGAACTGTTCAGCACCTTTGCTAAG GAGAATCCTTTTGTGAATACGACATGGGATACGTGTTCTGTGGTTGGGAATGGGGGAATCCTAGCTAATAGCAGCTGTGGAGAGAAAATCGACTCCGCCCAGTTTGTTATCAG gtgTAACCTCCCTCCTCTGGAGAATCGCTATGAGCGAGACGTGGGCAACAAGACAGACTTGGTGACAGCTAATCCCAGCATCCTCATGGAGAA ATATGGGGGCCTGCAGGAGCGTCGTCGGCCCTTCGTGGAGAGCCTGCGTAGCTATGGCGACTCCCTGATGCTCCTGCCAGCCTTCTCGTACGGCCACAACACACCCGTGTCTCTGCGGGCCCTCTACACCATCCAGGACTTTGACAGCCCCTCGCGGCCCGTCTTCCTCAACCCAGAGTACCTACAGAGTCTGGCGCGCTTCTGGCAGGGCCAGGGCCTGCGAACGGTACGCCTCAGCACAGGACTCATCGTGGCTAGCCTGGCGTTGGAGCTGTGTGCCAACGTGCATCTCTACGGGTTCTGGCCCTTTAATGAACACCCCCACCGACACCAGCCCCTCACCAACCACTACTACGACGACAGGCAGAGTAAGAAGAAGGTGCACGCCATGCCCGCTGAGTTTGACCACCTGCTAAGACTCCACACCCAGGGCGTGCTCAGGATACACCTGGGAGAGTGTGCACCCACCGCCAG TCCTGGATGTAGCTCAAAGATGACCTGGGCCCCAGCCTCAGTCTCAGGCCTCAGTCTCCCGGTTGGCTCTCTGGGTAGTGCCATGCCCACACTGGTACAACGCAACACAACCTCCCAGAGCCAGAAGCCTTGGGCTGGGCCCGACACCAACGTCTCTGGACCATCAGGACTTGGGCAGGGTGCTTCTGAAGACCCCACACAGTGTTCAGAGCAAAGGACAAAACACAGGACGGGGAACAGAAGGAGACCAGGGAAGTGA
- the LOC135553997 gene encoding alpha-2,8-sialyltransferase 8E-like isoform X3, producing MNSGPVSSRTCKGCRDTVTDKVVELYSHSWRKQEDKFRNFRSLLSNRCHGLTKAMVTQANTPLGSKVVYDGEKRKPLQVTPELFSTFAKENPFVNTTWDTCSVVGNGGILANSSCGEKIDSAQFVIRCNLPPLENRYERDVGNKTDLVTANPSILMEKYGGLQERRRPFVESLRSYGDSLMLLPAFSYGHNTPVSLRALYTIQDFDSPSRPVFLNPEYLQSLARFWQGQGLRTVRLSTGLIVASLALELCANVHLYGFWPFNEHPHRHQPLTNHYYDDRQSKKKVHAMPAEFDHLLRLHTQGVLRIHLGECAPTASPGCSSKMTWAPASVSGLSLPVGSLGSAMPTLVQRNTTSQSQKPWAGPDTNVSGPSGLGQGASEDPTQCSEQRTKHRTGNRRRPGK from the exons ATGAACTCTGGGCCAGTCTCCTCCAGAACATGCAAGGGCTGCAG ggaTACAGTCACTGACAAAGTGGTGGAACTCTACTCTCACAGCTGGAGGAAGCAGGAGGACAAGTTCAGAAATTTCAG GTCTCTTCTGAGTAACAGATGTCATGGACTCACCAAGGCTATGGTAACACAGGCTAACACTCCTCTGGGGTCAAAGGTTGTGTAcgatggagagaagaggaagcCTCTTCAGGTGACCCCTGAACTGTTCAGCACCTTTGCTAAG GAGAATCCTTTTGTGAATACGACATGGGATACGTGTTCTGTGGTTGGGAATGGGGGAATCCTAGCTAATAGCAGCTGTGGAGAGAAAATCGACTCCGCCCAGTTTGTTATCAG gtgTAACCTCCCTCCTCTGGAGAATCGCTATGAGCGAGACGTGGGCAACAAGACAGACTTGGTGACAGCTAATCCCAGCATCCTCATGGAGAA ATATGGGGGCCTGCAGGAGCGTCGTCGGCCCTTCGTGGAGAGCCTGCGTAGCTATGGCGACTCCCTGATGCTCCTGCCAGCCTTCTCGTACGGCCACAACACACCCGTGTCTCTGCGGGCCCTCTACACCATCCAGGACTTTGACAGCCCCTCGCGGCCCGTCTTCCTCAACCCAGAGTACCTACAGAGTCTGGCGCGCTTCTGGCAGGGCCAGGGCCTGCGAACGGTACGCCTCAGCACAGGACTCATCGTGGCTAGCCTGGCGTTGGAGCTGTGTGCCAACGTGCATCTCTACGGGTTCTGGCCCTTTAATGAACACCCCCACCGACACCAGCCCCTCACCAACCACTACTACGACGACAGGCAGAGTAAGAAGAAGGTGCACGCCATGCCCGCTGAGTTTGACCACCTGCTAAGACTCCACACCCAGGGCGTGCTCAGGATACACCTGGGAGAGTGTGCACCCACCGCCAG TCCTGGATGTAGCTCAAAGATGACCTGGGCCCCAGCCTCAGTCTCAGGCCTCAGTCTCCCGGTTGGCTCTCTGGGTAGTGCCATGCCCACACTGGTACAACGCAACACAACCTCCCAGAGCCAGAAGCCTTGGGCTGGGCCCGACACCAACGTCTCTGGACCATCAGGACTTGGGCAGGGTGCTTCTGAAGACCCCACACAGTGTTCAGAGCAAAGGACAAAACACAGGACGGGGAACAGAAGGAGACCAGGGAAGTGA